From Streptomyces sp. NBC_01460, a single genomic window includes:
- a CDS encoding adenylate kinase, with translation MRIVLVGPPGAGKGTQAAFLARNLSIPHISTGDLFRANISQGTDLGKQARAYMDAGQLVPDEVTIAMAKDRMAQPDAENGFLLDGFPRNVGQAVALDEMLLGEGVKLDAVLDLEVPEDEVVKRIAGRRICRNDSAHVFHVSYNPPKTEGVCDACGGELYQRDDDTEETVRTRLEVYHTQTEPIIDHYRSQGLVVTISALGKVTEVTERAMEALKKSDEG, from the coding sequence ATGCGAATCGTCCTCGTCGGGCCGCCCGGTGCCGGCAAGGGAACGCAGGCTGCGTTCCTTGCCAGGAATCTCTCGATTCCGCACATCTCCACGGGCGACCTCTTCCGCGCCAACATCAGCCAGGGCACCGACCTTGGCAAGCAGGCCCGTGCCTACATGGACGCGGGACAGCTGGTGCCGGACGAAGTCACCATCGCGATGGCCAAGGACCGCATGGCCCAGCCGGACGCCGAGAACGGCTTCCTGCTGGACGGCTTCCCCCGCAACGTGGGGCAGGCCGTGGCGCTCGACGAGATGCTTCTCGGCGAGGGCGTCAAGCTCGACGCGGTCCTGGACCTCGAGGTCCCCGAGGACGAGGTGGTCAAGCGCATCGCGGGCCGCCGCATCTGCCGTAACGACAGCGCGCACGTCTTCCACGTGTCGTACAACCCGCCGAAGACCGAGGGCGTCTGCGACGCCTGCGGTGGCGAGCTGTACCAGCGGGACGACGACACCGAGGAGACCGTGCGTACGCGTCTCGAGGTCTACCACACGCAGACCGAGCCGATCATCGACCACTACCGGTCGCAGGGTTTGGTCGTGACGATCTCCGCGCTCGGCAAGGTCACCGAGGTGACCGAGCGGGCCATGGAGGCCCTCAAGAAGTCCGACGAGGGCTGA
- the map gene encoding type I methionyl aminopeptidase, giving the protein MVQIKTPEQIAKMREAGLVVAAIHAATREAAVPGATTKDLDEVARKVIADHGAKSNFLGYGGFPATICTSVNEVVVHGIPDEKTVLKDGDIISIDAGAIIDGWHGDAAYTAFVGTGHAPELVELSRVTEESMWAGIAAMKVNNRLVDISKAIESYIRRQPRPATGKYGIIEDYGGHGIGTEMHMDPHLLNYVSRKRGKGIKLVPGVCLAIEPMVSLGTAQTKVLSDEWTVLTTDGTWSSHWEHSIALTEQGPLVLTAPDCGRAKLAQYGVEAAPDPLG; this is encoded by the coding sequence ATGGTGCAGATCAAGACCCCCGAGCAGATCGCGAAGATGCGCGAGGCGGGCCTCGTGGTCGCTGCCATTCACGCCGCCACCCGCGAGGCGGCCGTGCCCGGCGCCACGACGAAGGACCTGGACGAGGTCGCGCGCAAGGTGATCGCCGACCACGGGGCGAAGTCGAACTTCCTGGGCTACGGCGGTTTCCCGGCCACGATCTGCACCTCGGTCAACGAGGTCGTCGTGCACGGCATCCCGGACGAGAAGACCGTCCTCAAGGACGGCGACATCATCTCGATCGACGCCGGCGCGATCATCGACGGCTGGCACGGCGACGCGGCGTACACCGCCTTCGTGGGCACCGGCCACGCTCCGGAGCTCGTCGAGCTCTCCCGGGTGACCGAGGAGTCCATGTGGGCCGGGATCGCCGCGATGAAGGTGAACAACCGGCTCGTCGACATCTCGAAGGCCATCGAGTCCTACATCCGCCGCCAGCCCCGCCCGGCGACCGGCAAGTACGGGATCATCGAGGACTACGGCGGCCACGGCATCGGCACCGAGATGCACATGGACCCGCACCTGCTGAACTACGTGTCCCGCAAGCGCGGCAAGGGCATCAAGCTGGTCCCGGGCGTCTGCCTGGCCATCGAGCCCATGGTGTCGCTGGGCACGGCGCAGACCAAGGTCCTCTCCGACGAGTGGACGGTCCTCACGACCGACGGCACCTGGTCCTCCCACTGGGAGCACTCGATCGCCCTCACGGAGCAGGGCCCGCTGGTCCTGACCGCCCCCGACTGCGGCCGGGCGAAGCTCGCCCAGTACGGGGTCGAGGCGGCCCCGGACCCGCTGGGCTGA
- the infA gene encoding translation initiation factor IF-1 codes for MAKKQGAIEIEGTVIESLPNAMFKVELQNGHKVLAHISGKMRMHYIRILPDDRVVVELSPYDLTRGRIVYRYK; via the coding sequence GTGGCCAAGAAGCAAGGTGCCATCGAAATTGAGGGCACCGTGATCGAGTCCCTCCCGAACGCCATGTTCAAGGTGGAACTCCAGAACGGTCACAAAGTCCTCGCGCACATCAGCGGCAAGATGCGGATGCACTACATCCGTATCCTCCCGGATGACCGGGTCGTCGTGGAGCTCTCTCCGTACGACCTGACGCGTGGCCGGATCGTCTACCGGTACAAGTAG
- the rpmJ gene encoding 50S ribosomal protein L36, protein MKVKPSVKKICDKCKVIRRHGRVMVICDNLRHKQRQG, encoded by the coding sequence ATGAAGGTCAAGCCGAGCGTCAAGAAGATCTGCGACAAGTGCAAGGTGATCCGCCGTCACGGCCGGGTCATGGTCATCTGCGACAACCTGCGCCACAAGCAGCGCCAGGGCTGA
- the rpsM gene encoding 30S ribosomal protein S13, producing MARVSGVDIPREKRVEVALTYVFGIGRTRSKEILATTGVNPNTRVRDLAEEDLVKIREYVDANLRTEGDLRREIQGDIRRKIEIGCYQGIRHRRGLPVHGQRTSTNARTRKGPRRAIAGKKKPGKK from the coding sequence ATGGCACGCGTTTCAGGTGTTGACATCCCGCGCGAAAAGCGCGTGGAGGTTGCCCTCACCTACGTCTTCGGCATCGGGCGCACCCGGTCCAAGGAGATCCTCGCCACCACCGGCGTGAACCCCAACACCCGCGTTCGTGACCTGGCCGAAGAGGACCTGGTCAAGATCCGCGAGTACGTGGACGCCAACCTCCGCACCGAGGGTGACCTTCGCCGCGAGATCCAGGGCGACATCCGCCGCAAGATCGAGATCGGCTGCTACCAGGGCATCCGGCACCGTCGCGGTCTGCCGGTCCACGGTCAGCGCACCAGCACCAACGCGCGTACCCGTAAGGGCCCGCGTCGCGCCATCGCCGGTAAGAAGAAGCCGGGCAAGAAGTAG
- the rpsK gene encoding 30S ribosomal protein S11 → MPPKGRQGAAKKVRRKEKKNVAHGHAHIKSTFNNTIVSITDPSGNVISWASAGHVGFKGSRKSTPFAAQMAAESAARRAQEHGMRKVDVFVKGPGSGRETAIRSLQATGLEVGSIQDVTPTPHNGCRPPKRRRV, encoded by the coding sequence ATGCCCCCCAAGGGTCGTCAGGGCGCAGCCAAGAAGGTGCGTCGCAAGGAAAAGAAGAACGTCGCTCACGGCCACGCGCACATCAAGAGCACGTTCAACAACACCATCGTCTCGATCACGGACCCCTCGGGCAACGTGATCTCCTGGGCCTCCGCCGGCCACGTCGGCTTCAAGGGCTCGCGCAAGTCCACCCCCTTCGCCGCGCAGATGGCCGCCGAGTCGGCCGCCCGCCGTGCGCAGGAGCACGGCATGCGCAAGGTCGACGTCTTCGTCAAGGGTCCCGGCTCCGGCCGTGAGACCGCGATCCGCTCCCTCCAGGCCACGGGCCTCGAGGTCGGTTCGATCCAGGACGTCACCCCGACGCCGCACAACGGCTGCCGTCCGCCGAAGCGTCGCCGCGTCTGA